DNA from Leucobacter aridicollis:
GAGGGAGAGCACTGCGGTCCAACCGGGAAGTCCGCCGCGCTCAATCAACCGCCACTGGTTCCAAATTGGAATCCAGCCGTGCGCCGCGGGCAGCCCGATCATGGGGAAGAGCCTGGCGAGGGACCAGAGGTACCAAACGTAGATGCCGATCCCCACGACCGACCAGACACCGAAAATCGCGATGACGGCCCCGCCAAAACCCGGGAATCCCATATCGTTGGACATATTTTCCTCACCTCACGCAGCAGACTTTGCTGTAATAACGGTACCTCGATCTGCGACGGCTGATGTGCACACGCCAGCCCACCCCTGGTGCGCTAGAGCAAGGCGGTGGCGATCCACCACACACCGGCTACTGCGAGGATCGAGACGGCGGCTCCGCCGCCGAACGCGAGGATCCCAAAGCGCCGGTTCATGGTCGTGAGCGTCGGAAGATCGGAGCGCGCGGCGGCGGGCAGGGCGTATCCTGTCGGCGGATCGCCGATCACCGTGCTCAGTGCGTTGTCGCTGGCGGGGGCTCCCGGCTTCTCGCCCCGCCTGCCGTACATCACGGGCAGACTCGAGCGCACGCCCTCGCGCGGCCGCTCCTCCTCCACGACCGGAAACGGCGAGGCAGGAGCGCGACGCCGCGCATCAATCGGGGGCTTGAACATCTGTGCCAGCAGTTCGGGGGAAGGCTCCTCGACTGGCTCGGGAACGGGAGCGCCCGGCAGCGCGCGGGCCGCGCCCGCCCTGCCGGTGGTGCCGCGCCTGTGCAACGCGCCGTGCGATCCCGAGGTCTCGTCCTCCCCCGCAGCGGACGAGGGAACCGACGTCGCGGGATCGGCCGTCACCGGCTCGGTCCGCTCGGTATCGTCCGCAGTGCCGCCAGGGGCGCCGGTCACGGTGTCGGCTCGCTCTCCGGCGGCGGGGTGTCAGTGCCCTCGGCCGCCGCCGCGTGCGTCGAGGCCGCTGAGGCCTGCGGCCGCGGCACGGGGCGCGTGGCCGTCACCGTCTTGCCGTCATCCGTCTCTCCCGGCGTTCCGTCGCCCACGTGCCAGCTGCGACCGCCGACGACGGTGTCGAGCACGATGACCGAGATGTTGTCTCGTCCCCCTGCGTCATTCGCGCGGTGCACGAGTTCGGCGGCGACCGCGTCGGCGCGGCCGCCCATCGTGAGCACGGCTCGAATCTCTTCGTCCGCGAGCTCCGACGTCAGGCCGTCTGAACAGATGAGGAGCCGTGACCCAGTCTCCACGGGCAACAGCCAGGAGTCGGCGGTCGAGTCGCTCGAGCCGAGCGCTCGCGTGATGATGTTGCGCGGGGGCAGCTGGGCGCCCGCGTCGGCGCGCCGCACCTCTTCGACGAGCGAGTGGTCGACCGTAATCTGCCGCAGCTCCGACCCCCGGTGCATGTAGACGCGGGAGTCACCAATATTCAGCACGAGCCAGTGCAGCTCACCGTCGTGCGTGACCAGGATCGCTCCCGTGAGCGTGCACCCGGCGCCGCGCTCGCGCCCGGCAGCGACCTCAGCGACGGCGACGCGGGCGGCGTTGAGGGTCTCCCCGGCGAGCGCGACCGTGGCCGGCTGCCCGGGCGCGATCCGCTCGGCGAACACGGCGATCGCCGCCTGGCTCGCGAGGTCCCCCGCCTCGTGGCCGCCCATGCCGTCCGCGACAAGAAAGCAGGGGGTATCCGCGAGGACCGAGTCCTCGTTCACCTGGCGCAGCCGTCCGACATCGGTCAGCGTCGCGTAGTCGAGCTCGACGCTGTTCATGAGCTGGCTCCTTCTGGTCGGGGAGAGGTGCGGGGTCGGTGACGTGCCGTGGCGGGAGGGAGGAACGATCCAAGCCAGTACTGCGAGCGCAGCCTGCCCCAGAAGCCGACCTGGGCGTTCCGTTCGCGGATGTGCTCGCGCACGGTCACCCACAGCTGCTCGGCGGTCTCGTCTGCCACCCCCTCGCGAGCGTACACTGCCTGGTCGACGGTCGCAGCGATCCACGCCCCGCGCTCCGGCGATAGCCCTGCGTCGGCGAGCTCGGCGACGGTGTCGGATCGGCTGCCATCGACCCGTGGGCGATGGCCCGTATCGGTGTAGGCGTCGAGCAGCTCGTTCCACGCGCCGAGCGCGCGCAGCTCCGGCAGCGGCTGGCGCGCTCTCGCCCGCCGGCGGAGCCGCTTGACGAGCGGGATGAAGAGCGCAGCGAGCGCCACGAGCGCGGCGGCCGCCCCCAGCAGCAGCGCGGTCCGCACGATCGGCCAGACCCCCTCGCCGGCCGGCGGCTCGGGCTCATCCTCTGCGGCGCCGTTGTCGTTCGACGACCCAACGGGTGGGTCGCTCTCGCTGGCGTCGCGCTCCTCCGGCGTCGTCGGGAACTCGGGGAGCTGCTCCCCCTTCTGCACGAGCAGCGGGGGCACCTCCGTTTGCGGCGAGACGTCGAGCGGCGCCCACACCCCGTCGGCACCCTTCGCTTCGATCCAGGCTGCCACGTGCCGGCCCTCGCACACCTCCGCGCACGCGGGAACGCCCGGCACCCCGGCGTTCTCTTGCCCTAACCGCACGCCGATGACCACCCGCGACTCATATCCGAGCGCGCGCGCCACCAGGGCCGCGGCCGCAGCGAACTGCTCATCGTCGCCGATCGCGGCCACAAGCTCCGCATCTGGGGCGCGATCCCCCGCGGCCTCCTGCTGCTCGATGAGCTGCGAGAACAGCTGTTCGATGCGTGCGGTGGAGTGCCCGCCAGGGCTCGACACGAAGGCGGTGGGAGCGTCGCCGCCTGCGTCGGTGAGCCACGCGTTCTCGCCGTCGCCGTCGGTGAGCGAGTGGCTGAGATAGCCCCGAGCCCGCAGGGCGGCGATGACAGTTTCGAGTCCGTTCGCGGACGGTGACACGCCTTGCATCTCAAGCCAGCGGGTGAGCTGCGGGAATGCCTCGCGGTCGATGAGGGGTTGGGGGCTCGCTGGCTCGGCGGCGAGCACTGCGTCGGGCGCAGCGGACACCGTCGCGGTGAAGGCATCACCGTCTTTCAGCCCCGCCGCCGTCGGCACCGCGACCGCGGCGCCCGTGTCCCGGTTGACGTAGAAGCTGTCGGCGAGCTCGGCCGCCCGCTCCCCGCGGAACTGCGGCGGCGCCGCGAGCGGGCTCGCGAGCGGCACCCACACTCCCGCGTACCCGGGACCGATGCGCACGCTGATCTTCGCCGGCTCGGTGACGCGGGATCCACTCGGGAAGCGCGTGAACCGGCCGGTGCCGGTGGGGTCTCCAACGAAGAAGTCGACCCCGTCGTAGCCATCGAGCACGGCGATACGCAGGCGGCCGGGGAGCGCGCCGCTCCCCTCCACACGGAACAGTTCGGAGGTGAGTGCGTCGTCGCGCTTGAGCGATCGGTACTCGGCGAGTGGGCTCACCTGCTCCCGCACGACGATCTCCGGGTCGATGCTGTCGCGCGGCACCGCGCGGGTGCTCCCCGCGAGCGCGGGCGCTGCGACCGCTCCCGCGGTAACGGCAATCGCAGCGACGAGCACCGCGGATCCACCGCGCACGAGTGCGCTTCGCCGCACAGCGCCGATCCCGGCCCCGCCAGCTGGCGCCGCGGTCCGTGCGATTCTGCCCCGCTTCAGCGCGTCTCGCCGGTCGCGGCCAGCCGTCCACACCATCCAGGCAGCAGCAGCCGCAAGCGCCCCGATCCAGATTCCGGTCTCGCGCGGCGCCGCAACGGTGAGCGGACCGAGGCTGAGCGGCGCGCTCACCGCGGACGAACCGAACACGGTGCCGAACAGCACGAGTGCGAGCGGCGGAAGCGCCGCGCTCACGGCGGCGCGCCGGCCGCCCCGAGCGAGCGCCGTCGACGCCGCGACCACGACGAACACGAGCAGGAAGAACGGCACGAGCACCGTCTGGTAGCTGCCGACCGGGAGCGTCAGCGTGAGCAGTTGCTTCCAACCGAGGGCGACCGCCGCGAGCGCGTCGCCGAGTCCGCGGATGATCCCCCAGACGTCTGGCCGCGAACCCAGCACGTGCGGCGTCGCCACCGGCACCACGAGCGCGACGAACGCCAGCACAAGCGCGACGAGGGTGAATCCGCCCCACCGCAGCGTCGTCCCGAGCCACACAACCACGAGGGCAGTTGCCGCCGCGACGCCGGCCACGGCCCAGAGCTGCGTCGTCTCGTAGATCGGCCACGCTGCGACAACGGCGATGCAGACCGCTCCGACCGCGAGGGCGACAGCGCCGAGCGTCCCGCCCGCGCTTCTGCCCCCGGCCGCCCGGCGTCCCCTGTCGCGACTCACAGCAGTCCTCCCCGCACCTGAAGCTGCGGCAGGTCGGCGAGGGCGCCCACCGTGAAGAACACGCTGCCATCAGCGAGGCGCGCGGTGGGCTCGGCGAGCGTCTCGCATCTGACGACGGCGACGGCGATGCCCTGCGGGAGGGCGACAACTGCCCTGCGGAGCCGCGTGAGGTCAGGCACCGACCCGGTGACGATCGTGACGATCGAGAGCTGCCGACGCGACTCCGTGAGGCTGCGCGCGAGCCACTCGATCGGCGGCGGCTCCTCGGGCGCGACAAGCTCAGCCCACGCGTCGAGTAACTGTTCCGGGGTGTGGGAGGGGAGCTCGACGAGCCCGCCGAGGCGCGGCGCCTTCGCGCGCGCCTGCCAGCCCGCTCCCCTCGCGATAAAGCGCTCGCGCCCCTCGCGCACCGCCTGCACGGAGAGCGACGCGGCGACGCTCACGCCAAGCTCGAACTCATCGGCAGTCGCGTAGGACTCGATCTCGGCGTCGAAGAGCACCGCTGCCCTGGCCGTCTGCGACTCCTCGTACTGCCGCACCATGAGCGTGCCGCTCTTCGCCGTCGACTTCCAGTGCACGTGCCGGAGCGGGTCGCCCGGCAGGTAGTCGCGCACCGCGTGGAACGAGAGATCGGCATCGGTCAGGCGCGCGCTCGCGGCGCCCTCAAGATCGCGCACCATCCCGGCGGATCCGGGCGGAAGCGCCACCGTCTTCGGGTGCACCCGCACGAGATGGGTGTCTCGCCAGGTGACCTCGCGCCGCAGCAGTCCGAGCGGATCGCGCCTCGCAAGCGTGAGCGGCCCCACCGCGATAACCCCGCGCGTCGCGGCCTCGACCGCCAGCGGCAGCTCGACGCTCGCGTGCCCGGCAATGAACGGCACGGGCACTTCTCGGAGTGCGTCGCCGACCGGCAGTTCTGCAGTCGCCGGGAGCGCCGGACGGCGGCTCGCGTTCTCGACGGCAACGCGCACCTCGACGGCCGAGCCGGCCACCACGCGCAGCCTGTCGACGCTGATCCGCACGAGGTACGCACGGCTTCCGAGCAGGAATGGCAGCGCAACAAGGAGCAGCACCCCAAAGACCACGCCGACGAACCACGCCTCGACCCAGCCGAAGAGCGCCCCGAGCACGCAGCCAGTGACGAGGGCAGCGATCGCGAGCCATCCCGCCGGGGTGACCGCACTCGTCGCCCGGCGCGTCACCCGGCGGACTCGGCTGCGCGCCATCCGCCAGAGCCGGCGCAGGCGTGTGCCGCGCGCGCCACGGCGCCCCGACGCGTCGGTCAGCGACCGAGTGGCCGTGTCCCCGGCGCGGGTGGTTCCGTGCGTCTGCGTGCGGCTCCACCCTCCCCTGTCCGGGGCGCGGGAGGTGTCCTGCTTCACGACGTGCCGTTCTCCTGCGGGAGCGGGATATCGAGCAGGATCCGTCCGACGATGTCGGCCGCCGTCACGCCGTCAAACTCTGCCTCAGGCTCGAGCACGAGCCGGTGCGCGAGCGTGACGAGCGCGAGGTCGCGCACATCGTCAGGGGTCACGAAGTGCCGACCGTGGGCAGCCGCCCACGCCGAAGCGAGCCGGACGAGCGCGACGGTGCCGCGAACGCTCGCGCCCAGCCGCACCTCGCTCGCCCGTCGTGTCGCCTCGACGATCCGCACGGCATAGTCGGCGACGACTGGGCCGACGTGCACCCGGCGCGCGAACTGCTGCGCCTGCGTCACCATCGCCGTCGTCACGGCTGGCCGGATCTCCT
Protein-coding regions in this window:
- a CDS encoding PP2C family protein-serine/threonine phosphatase, with the translated sequence MNSVELDYATLTDVGRLRQVNEDSVLADTPCFLVADGMGGHEAGDLASQAAIAVFAERIAPGQPATVALAGETLNAARVAVAEVAAGRERGAGCTLTGAILVTHDGELHWLVLNIGDSRVYMHRGSELRQITVDHSLVEEVRRADAGAQLPPRNIITRALGSSDSTADSWLLPVETGSRLLICSDGLTSELADEEIRAVLTMGGRADAVAAELVHRANDAGGRDNISVIVLDTVVGGRSWHVGDGTPGETDDGKTVTATRPVPRPQASAASTHAAAAEGTDTPPPESEPTP
- a CDS encoding transglutaminase domain-containing protein; translated protein: MSRDRGRRAAGGRSAGGTLGAVALAVGAVCIAVVAAWPIYETTQLWAVAGVAAATALVVVWLGTTLRWGGFTLVALVLAFVALVVPVATPHVLGSRPDVWGIIRGLGDALAAVALGWKQLLTLTLPVGSYQTVLVPFFLLVFVVVAASTALARGGRRAAVSAALPPLALVLFGTVFGSSAVSAPLSLGPLTVAAPRETGIWIGALAAAAAWMVWTAGRDRRDALKRGRIARTAAPAGGAGIGAVRRSALVRGGSAVLVAAIAVTAGAVAAPALAGSTRAVPRDSIDPEIVVREQVSPLAEYRSLKRDDALTSELFRVEGSGALPGRLRIAVLDGYDGVDFFVGDPTGTGRFTRFPSGSRVTEPAKISVRIGPGYAGVWVPLASPLAAPPQFRGERAAELADSFYVNRDTGAAVAVPTAAGLKDGDAFTATVSAAPDAVLAAEPASPQPLIDREAFPQLTRWLEMQGVSPSANGLETVIAALRARGYLSHSLTDGDGENAWLTDAGGDAPTAFVSSPGGHSTARIEQLFSQLIEQQEAAGDRAPDAELVAAIGDDEQFAAAAALVARALGYESRVVIGVRLGQENAGVPGVPACAEVCEGRHVAAWIEAKGADGVWAPLDVSPQTEVPPLLVQKGEQLPEFPTTPEERDASESDPPVGSSNDNGAAEDEPEPPAGEGVWPIVRTALLLGAAAALVALAALFIPLVKRLRRRARARQPLPELRALGAWNELLDAYTDTGHRPRVDGSRSDTVAELADAGLSPERGAWIAATVDQAVYAREGVADETAEQLWVTVREHIRERNAQVGFWGRLRSQYWLGSFLPPATARHRPRTSPRPEGASS
- a CDS encoding DUF58 domain-containing protein, coding for MKQDTSRAPDRGGWSRTQTHGTTRAGDTATRSLTDASGRRGARGTRLRRLWRMARSRVRRVTRRATSAVTPAGWLAIAALVTGCVLGALFGWVEAWFVGVVFGVLLLVALPFLLGSRAYLVRISVDRLRVVAGSAVEVRVAVENASRRPALPATAELPVGDALREVPVPFIAGHASVELPLAVEAATRGVIAVGPLTLARRDPLGLLRREVTWRDTHLVRVHPKTVALPPGSAGMVRDLEGAASARLTDADLSFHAVRDYLPGDPLRHVHWKSTAKSGTLMVRQYEESQTARAAVLFDAEIESYATADEFELGVSVAASLSVQAVREGRERFIARGAGWQARAKAPRLGGLVELPSHTPEQLLDAWAELVAPEEPPPIEWLARSLTESRRQLSIVTIVTGSVPDLTRLRRAVVALPQGIAVAVVRCETLAEPTARLADGSVFFTVGALADLPQLQVRGGLL